In Paenibacillus sp. G2S3, a single window of DNA contains:
- a CDS encoding cold shock domain-containing protein, with amino-acid sequence MAERRCGIVKWFKEDKGYGRIMLDGQEGNHVFVHFSEILPDPIKLPNGFRVLKEGQKVAFDLFEFPSIADSQSRTAKNVQILED; translated from the coding sequence ATGGCGGAAAGAAGATGTGGTATTGTCAAATGGTTCAAAGAAGATAAAGGTTACGGACGGATAATGCTAGACGGGCAGGAAGGTAATCATGTCTTTGTTCACTTTAGCGAAATACTACCAGACCCTATTAAGTTACCGAACGGCTTTCGGGTTCTTAAAGAGGGTCAAAAAGTTGCATTCGACCTATTCGAGTTCCCTAGTATAGCTGATTCTCAGAGCAGGACAGCTAAGAATGTGCAAATTTTAGAGGATTGA
- the murD gene encoding UDP-N-acetylmuramoyl-L-alanine--D-glutamate ligase — MAGRDVSVIGAGVSNAPLIRMLCSAGSRVTVRDRNQSLPRKEWDDLGVRLYLGENYLDRVGGDTVFRTPGMRPDHPALDSARAGGSRVTSEMEEFFALCPCPIFGVTGSDGKTTTTSLIADMLANGGRTVHLGGNIGTPLLTRAGEMSPLDACAVELSSFQLMDMTRSPHVAVITNLSPNHLDWHRDMDEYSAVKRRLLDFQSADDLAILNGDNPATAILRGRGRTKYFGEHTVRDEVIDGLVPISDIRLPGWYNIENVMAAMTAVRGTVPDEAILETVSTFVGVEHRNQWVATVGGVQYYNNSIGSSPARTVATLHAHEGRVLLIAGGRDKKIPFDEMARLLPDHVKVLLLIGEAASQIEAAARRVAGCPPIIYCEGLAEAVAQAHKLASSGDTVLLSPACTAFDQYLNFEERGRHFVELVGKLRRSEGKD, encoded by the coding sequence ATGGCCGGTCGGGACGTGAGTGTCATCGGCGCCGGTGTCAGTAACGCACCGCTGATCCGTATGCTGTGCTCGGCTGGGTCTCGGGTCACAGTGCGCGATCGCAACCAATCTTTGCCCCGAAAGGAGTGGGATGATCTGGGGGTTAGGTTGTACTTAGGGGAGAATTACCTGGATCGCGTTGGGGGAGACACTGTGTTCCGTACTCCGGGCATGCGCCCAGACCATCCGGCGCTAGACTCAGCCCGCGCGGGCGGCAGCCGTGTGACCAGTGAGATGGAGGAATTCTTTGCGTTGTGTCCTTGTCCAATTTTCGGTGTGACCGGTTCGGACGGTAAGACCACCACCACGTCGTTAATTGCAGACATGCTGGCCAACGGGGGGCGTACGGTGCATCTTGGCGGCAACATTGGCACACCACTGCTGACGCGCGCGGGCGAGATGTCGCCGCTGGACGCTTGCGCGGTCGAACTCTCCAGCTTCCAGCTGATGGACATGACGCGCTCTCCCCATGTGGCGGTCATTACCAACCTTTCGCCCAATCACCTCGACTGGCACCGCGACATGGATGAATATTCCGCCGTCAAGCGCCGCCTGTTGGATTTTCAGAGTGCGGACGACCTTGCCATCCTTAACGGCGACAACCCGGCGACCGCAATACTTCGCGGGCGGGGGCGTACCAAGTATTTCGGCGAGCACACGGTCCGCGATGAAGTGATCGACGGTCTGGTACCTATCAGTGACATTCGTTTGCCGGGGTGGTATAACATTGAAAACGTTATGGCAGCCATGACCGCCGTGAGGGGGACCGTGCCGGACGAGGCAATCCTGGAGACGGTGAGCACTTTTGTCGGCGTGGAGCACCGAAACCAGTGGGTGGCAACTGTTGGCGGTGTCCAATACTACAACAATTCAATCGGTTCCAGCCCCGCACGCACCGTCGCCACGCTGCACGCTCATGAGGGCCGAGTGTTGCTGATTGCCGGCGGTCGAGATAAGAAAATTCCGTTCGACGAGATGGCTAGACTACTGCCTGATCATGTTAAGGTGTTGCTGTTGATCGGCGAAGCGGCAAGTCAAATCGAGGCTGCGGCGCGTAGAGTGGCGGGCTGTCCGCCTATTATCTACTGTGAAGGCCTGGCCGAGGCAGTGGCGCAGGCGCACAAGTTGGCCTCATCGGGCGACACTGTGCTGCTGAGTCCTGCATGCACTGCGTTTGACCAGTACCTTAACTTTGAAGAGCGCGGGCGTCACTTTGTAGAGCTGGTTGGGAAGCTGCGACGGTCGGAGGGAAAGGATTGA